The proteins below come from a single Chitinophaga pinensis DSM 2588 genomic window:
- a CDS encoding alpha/beta hydrolase family protein: MMRISIFFTCIYFGIAAFSSAQKPAIDFDTYKTWSNISRYELSSNGKYIAFLIENEPGGSQTLIIKPTNNKWEKQYIGATFSGFTYNNNSALITKSGGKLVELNLKTKNENDQPVLPLRKESPEPVSIQRSDIHENRIIIKSLFDNQIDSIDNVSSFMTAIDQSAVIINVDGIGGQPELYWYDFKSHSKSKIWEGHRGQKVEFSHEENCNYNLFKCISPLPEKNTSLPEVDIWSYRDANFPDPFTPKGNSSETFFSVSCNKDHFVTKLTSHGERLISAKGDYALVEYRPGKFLWEAKWNENAKATIYCISMANGRKTVVATQSSYQLLEAKISPDGRYIIMADNNLKHYISYDTKNETSKIISKRSEILMRTLYSSINILPFETVWVDSSHFAIRDDNDIWMFDASGKEECANLTKSYGKDNHLSFRFSSVKYLNKFLLLSTFDEVSKNWGFYRISLTKRGSPEKLSMGDYYFGGNGPLISKAEKSNTYVIVMEKSNESPNLFITNDFIKFQKVSNNHPEKKYNWMKAELITWERPDKVICKGILYKPEDLDSTKKYPLVVSVYDSYTEQINAFIKPNEYSTRNGYGNWLPAAWLVSNRYLVFIPDMENRKEDSILYSLQQTTTSGIANLINKFHYINKDKIGIQGSSWGGELVNYIVSHTTIFAAAFSGAGFTDQISRSGFSDAISTRYYLPWVEGQEGGSLTDVPQRYIDESALFAAGKIKTPLLIKHNKDDGAVPFYQGLQFFRLLRRLNKKAWLLQYDGGGHGVNPGKNLEDFNIRLMQFFNYYLKDSLPPIWMTSIIPSELKQTVTGLELDSTGKYP, translated from the coding sequence ATGATGAGAATATCCATATTTTTTACATGCATTTATTTTGGAATCGCTGCTTTTTCATCTGCTCAGAAACCTGCTATAGATTTTGATACATATAAAACATGGAGCAACATCAGTCGCTACGAGTTGAGCTCCAACGGTAAGTATATAGCATTCCTCATCGAAAATGAACCTGGCGGCAGTCAAACTCTGATAATTAAACCAACAAACAACAAGTGGGAGAAGCAATATATAGGAGCGACATTTTCTGGATTCACCTATAACAATAACTCTGCACTAATAACTAAGTCAGGCGGAAAATTAGTCGAACTTAATCTTAAAACAAAGAATGAAAACGACCAGCCAGTACTGCCGTTGAGGAAGGAATCGCCTGAGCCAGTAAGCATCCAAAGATCTGATATACATGAAAATCGAATCATAATAAAGTCACTCTTCGATAATCAAATAGACTCTATCGACAATGTATCCAGTTTTATGACTGCAATTGACCAAAGCGCGGTAATCATAAATGTCGATGGCATAGGAGGCCAACCAGAATTATATTGGTATGATTTTAAATCACATTCAAAGAGCAAGATTTGGGAAGGACATCGTGGGCAAAAAGTAGAATTCTCTCATGAGGAAAATTGCAACTATAATTTATTTAAATGTATTAGCCCATTACCTGAAAAAAATACTTCCTTACCGGAAGTAGATATTTGGAGCTATAGAGACGCAAACTTCCCGGACCCATTCACTCCAAAGGGTAATAGTTCGGAAACTTTTTTTTCAGTTAGTTGCAATAAAGATCATTTTGTAACCAAGTTAACTTCCCATGGTGAAAGGCTTATATCGGCAAAGGGCGACTATGCCTTAGTTGAATATCGTCCTGGCAAGTTTTTATGGGAAGCCAAATGGAATGAAAATGCAAAGGCGACAATTTACTGTATATCAATGGCGAATGGAAGGAAAACTGTTGTAGCAACGCAAAGTTCTTATCAATTACTAGAAGCAAAAATTTCTCCTGATGGTCGTTACATAATAATGGCAGACAATAATCTTAAACATTATATTTCATATGATACCAAAAATGAAACTTCCAAAATTATATCTAAAAGAAGCGAAATCCTAATGAGAACCCTGTACAGTAGCATCAATATCCTGCCATTCGAAACCGTTTGGGTAGATAGTAGTCATTTTGCTATTCGTGATGATAATGATATTTGGATGTTTGATGCAAGTGGAAAAGAGGAATGTGCTAACTTAACAAAAAGCTATGGAAAAGACAACCATCTTTCTTTCCGCTTTTCATCTGTAAAATACCTCAACAAATTCCTTTTACTTAGTACGTTTGATGAAGTTAGTAAAAACTGGGGGTTTTATAGGATTTCTTTAACAAAGCGAGGTTCACCCGAAAAGCTTAGTATGGGAGACTATTACTTCGGCGGAAATGGACCTCTCATTTCCAAGGCAGAAAAATCCAATACGTATGTTATTGTAATGGAGAAATCAAATGAATCACCTAATCTATTTATTACAAATGATTTTATCAAATTCCAAAAGGTATCTAATAATCATCCAGAAAAGAAGTATAACTGGATGAAGGCTGAATTGATAACTTGGGAAAGGCCAGACAAAGTTATCTGTAAAGGCATTCTTTATAAACCGGAAGATCTTGACTCAACCAAGAAGTATCCATTAGTGGTCAGTGTTTACGATTCTTATACGGAGCAAATTAATGCCTTCATTAAACCGAATGAGTACAGTACTAGAAACGGATATGGCAATTGGCTACCCGCTGCCTGGTTAGTGAGTAATCGTTACCTAGTGTTTATACCTGATATGGAAAATAGAAAGGAAGACTCAATATTATACAGTTTACAACAAACGACTACATCGGGCATCGCAAATTTAATTAATAAATTCCACTATATAAATAAAGATAAAATAGGAATACAAGGTTCTAGCTGGGGAGGAGAATTGGTTAATTACATAGTTTCACATACTACCATTTTTGCAGCGGCTTTTAGTGGTGCTGGATTCACAGATCAAATCAGTAGAAGTGGTTTCTCAGACGCAATTTCGACCAGGTACTATTTACCGTGGGTGGAAGGACAAGAGGGTGGATCTCTAACAGATGTCCCTCAACGATATATAGATGAATCAGCTCTGTTTGCTGCAGGCAAAATAAAGACGCCTCTGTTAATTAAACATAATAAAGATGATGGCGCTGTTCCGTTTTATCAAGGGCTCCAATTTTTTAGATTGCTTCGTAGATTAAATAAAAAAGCCTGGCTATTACAATATGATGGTGGTGGTCATGGAGTGAATCCAGGTAAAAATCTTGAAGATTTCAACATACGGTTGATGCAGTTTTTCAATTATTACTTGAAAGATTCGCTACCACCAATATGGATGACAAGCATTATTCCGTCTGAATTGAAACAAACGGTCACTGGATTGGAGTTAGATTCTACTGGCAAGTATCCCTAA